GCTTGCCGCCATCCTCTTGTGGCATGTGATATGGAAGATTGACCCGAAGAAGAGCAATTACGAGTCGTTCTGGCCGACGTATCGATATATTGGCGGCGTCATTGTGGTATGTCTAGGCTTAATTTATCTGGCAACGTTAGGACATCTTTTGCACATCGGTTCCATTCGTGTCGTGCCAACCATGATCGGGGTTATGTTCATGCTCATCACGAACGTATTACCGCGTCTGCGTGCCAACTGGTGGATTGGCATTCGTACGCCCTGGACACTATCCAGCGAACAGAGCTGGATTCGTACCCACCGGCTCGGCGGACAATTGGGGATTCCCATGGGGATTCTCATCATCGTTCTTGCCTGGGTCCTGCCTGTCGGAAAAACCACTGCACTGGCTGTTTTCGTGCCGGTTCTTTTGTGGGCGCTCTCGACAATGGCGGCGTCGTATTTTTACGCGAAAGAGAGGTAAGTGGACGGACAAAGGGCATCGATGCGGTGGTAGGGGCAGGGTTGTTCACCGTGATGGCCCGACTGGCATTGATAGATGGGTAACGCGGCGGAGGTGACCAGGCAGCCGTGTTGAGAGGATTGAGCAAGAATCGGACAGGATTCGTCTAACAAGCATGACCTGAGCACCTGCTATCATGAATGCGCGAGGTCGAACTGGCATCCTACGACCGTCCGGCCGCAAAGGTCAAGCTCAAAAGACAGGTGAGGAGTGGAATGGACATGAGCGTAGCGGGCAAGGTTGCGATTGTCACCGGAGCGTCGCGCGGCATTGGCAGGCAAGTGGCCATTCAGCTGGCGAGACTAGGCGCCAAAGTAGTGGTGAACTATGCCTCAAGCCGTGAGAAAGCGGACGAAGTCGTGACGACGATTGAAAAACTCGGAGGCCAGGCAGCGGCGATTCAAGCCGACGTGAGCAAGGTGAGCGAAGTGGAGGCCTTGTTCTCAGAGGTGCTGAGACGGTTCGGGCACGTCGACATTCTGGTCAACAATGCTGGCATCATGGAAAACCATGCAATCGAAGACGTCACAGAGGAAATATTCGATCGGCATTTTGCCATTAACGTGAAAGGGACCTACTTCGCTTGTCAACAAGCCATGAAGCACATGGCGCCAGGCGGTACCATCCTTAACTTCTCTACTTCCGTATCGGGTGCGATGCTCCCAACCTACAGCGTATATGCGGCAACCAAAGGTGCGGTCGAGCAGTTGACCCGTCAACTCGCCAAGGAATTCGGTCCGAAAGGCATCGTGATCAACTGCATCGCGCCAGGGCAAGTCGCAACCGAATTGTTTTTGAGCGGGAAATCGCCGGAGCTCATCGACTCCTTCCGGCGAATGAATGCGTTCGGAAGGCTTGGTGAGCCCGAAGATATCGCGAACGTGGTCGAGCTGCTGGTCAGCGACAAGGCGCGGTGGATCACGGGGCAGACGATCCGTGTGAACGGCGGCTTCAATTGAACGGGAGAACGGGCGCATTGGCGGGATGGTCAGGGACAGGAAGAGCCTCGGAGCCATGGAGGATGCTTCGGGGCTTCCTTGTACAAGCCGTCTGGTGGCTCATCGCATCGGATGCGGCACAAGTCACCAGAAGGGTAGGAGGAATAGTTGACATGCGGCGCGAGAATGTTGTATAGTCATGACTGTTCCACTCGTTAAGGCTCGGTAGCTCAGTCGGTAGAGCAGAGGACTGAAAATCCTCGTGTCGGCGGTTCGATTCCGTCCCGAGCCACCAGTTCTCGATGAAGAACGATGATTTTACGTGCGGAAGTGGCTCAGGGGTAGAGCATCGCCTTGCCAAGGCGAGGGTCGCGGGTTCGAATCCCGTCTTCCGCTCCACAGTCGCGGATGACGCGATTCTCACCCTAGGGGTCCCCCCTCGGGGACGCCAGGGAGTGGGAAACCATCCCAAGCTGGAATCCGTCATCCGCCCTATTGTTTACGGCGCCATAGCCAAGTGGTAAGGCAGAGGTCTGCAAAACCTCGATTCGCCAGTTCGAATC
Above is a genomic segment from Alicyclobacillus cycloheptanicus containing:
- a CDS encoding SdpI family protein — protein: MIPRLLAVVYVPALMLAAILLWHVIWKIDPKKSNYESFWPTYRYIGGVIVVCLGLIYLATLGHLLHIGSIRVVPTMIGVMFMLITNVLPRLRANWWIGIRTPWTLSSEQSWIRTHRLGGQLGIPMGILIIVLAWVLPVGKTTALAVFVPVLLWALSTMAASYFYAKER
- a CDS encoding SDR family oxidoreductase is translated as MSVAGKVAIVTGASRGIGRQVAIQLARLGAKVVVNYASSREKADEVVTTIEKLGGQAAAIQADVSKVSEVEALFSEVLRRFGHVDILVNNAGIMENHAIEDVTEEIFDRHFAINVKGTYFACQQAMKHMAPGGTILNFSTSVSGAMLPTYSVYAATKGAVEQLTRQLAKEFGPKGIVINCIAPGQVATELFLSGKSPELIDSFRRMNAFGRLGEPEDIANVVELLVSDKARWITGQTIRVNGGFN